Sequence from the Argopecten irradians isolate NY chromosome 12, Ai_NY, whole genome shotgun sequence genome:
TCATTTGCTTTTTGCAATTAGATTGgttgatatttaaaattaaaatgtttctgttAATGAACCACGGGTATTGGTTGGATATGATCCCAGTCACAAGCAACACAACTGTAAAACGTCGATCATGtgaaataacttttgtttttttcaatttgaccTTCATCTGTTTGATTCATagttcaaattttgaagaataCCATCAAAGTACCTCTTAGATTATATTTTACTGTCAGGAACAGAGTATCATTCATTAAACCATTTTAGGACTTTGATATTTGAATCTTGCTGAACAATAATCCCACAGTCTCACAGAGAGGAGCCAAACAGCAGGCGACGCATGTACCGAAGAACTTCTGGGTAATTCCACACACAACACTGTAGGCCTTGAATCCCGGAGTACAACACCAGACAGCGTTAAACGTGATCATGGCGAATTCACATCCCCAGTACAGTGCGATACAGATACCGCATAGTGTTGACATAAACTTGTAGCAGCAGTTCTTACCGCAGTTGAAACATTTGTAGCTGTTGGTCCACACACAGTCAATACTGTGGGTTCCCTCTGGCTCGCCAAGCACATCCTCAAACGCTATCTGAAATTGCcatttaaaatatctattaCATCACTTTAAATAACCgtgatatttatgaaaatataatcatcTTGTTGTTATCATCATATTTAGaatcatgtttttatttccatttcaacaaattttgttGACATATCTTAAAAGGATAGTGTTCCAGTCGCATCAACCCCGTTTACACGAAGTTTTGCTAAAACAAGCAATGGAGTTTCGCGTCAGTTACTACgattaatgatttaattttgtttttaattatctttgtgcattttatttgattataagTTATTGTCTGAGATTTGAAACCCGTCCACAATTTGACTTTTCCCCTACTTATTTTGATCAGAAGTCTGGGAATGGCGATCAGACGAAGAGGGGGAGACGGAAATAATGAAGCGGTACAAAAAGTTGGTGGACTCGTTTATAGATTAGAGTTTTAGGAAATCCAGGTTGACATAATAATATGTGACATTAGGAATGTTAGGATTTCCCTTGTATACAATCTTACTGACTTATCAACATTTTCGTCAATAAACTATTCGGCTATAGATTATTAGATAATAGACTATTTATTATATGTCATTGTTATCTATTTTCGCCTAAATTTATTAAACTTGACATTGAATATAACGAAATTAACACCCCGcgattaaaaacaaatatacagtaatacaatcatatctACTAAAAGGTAATatattataagcattgaatgCTGATATAGAAGGTTTAGACACTAACTTTAACATAAACCACAATTCTCTTACCTGTGTTAGTTCGTGTAATCCGTTTGGGTCCCTCTGGACGAGATTGACCTCTTCATCAGCCATGGTGTTCTGTCTTGGTGGTGTTCCTCCGAGGGACGATTTGTGAGTGAGAATAGGAGTACATGTTAAATCTACCTTATATACTTATGGTACCCATAACTACAGACATGTGGGTATGGACATATTGACATACGAACGAGAAAAAAACCCATCGTTTGCTTTAAAGTTTTTTGAAGGAGTAAGCAAACCTAAAGCCAATCCTCCCAGGTAAACTACTAAGTTTAGAtgtcaaataataataaactttcAATTGTTTACAAAAGTTATTAGATGTATGgaataataattcaattttgtttgttacgagcattttcattggcttaacaatttactttatcagcccataaaggaaaaaatggcgtcgccgtttgttacgttgcttctgattggctgagatgacggcgtaatgatttcatagacaaaaaagtcctaaaatgaattttgaatattgaagagattatctttagtaaattgaattataagaattaatttgagaagatttattatgttatgaagatataacacaaaaatctgagtgtactctatcataaaccgcttcgcggtttatttagagtacattcagattattgtgttatatcttcataacataaaaaatatattaaagttaatccttgaatagattttattacataatttgttttcacCAATCTAAATAtgaggaaatataatattttcagctATTATCCCGACCGTTCAATGAAAATTTGTTATATTGCACATTTCGAAGCTGCACGCTTCCAatgaaacgttatattgcacggttcgagatgttatattgcacggcttttgGAACACCTCGCCTGTGTTGTCTAGCTGTGTAGAAAACCTCCGAGAAATCGCGCGTAAcggtgagttacgttattatgacgtcacaaaggttcacacTCAATTTCGCACTATATTTATAGATCTTGGATAAAGCACGTTGTAGACGTTGCTCTCTGTTCTCGACAGTTGGTTTTATCAAGTAGAGGACGAACACGACGAATGTATTGGATTAAAAGGATGCATGTAGGTTTAATAATGTAAAAGAAGCCAGTGCGACATGAAAAGTGGAGTTACACCGTGAAGTACGTGGGCTAGACGCAAATCTTCAATATGATTTGAAGCTGTCCCGTCCGGTGGTGAAGACAGACTTTTTGTATCCATTAAAATCTACTGAAAAAAACGGGTGATTaattgattatgtaataaaaaatattccatggttttctgtgctctagttcataataattcacttttgcttgttacgagcattttcattggcttaaaaatttactttatcagcccattaagaaaaaatggcgtcgccgtttgtaacgttgcttctgattggctgatatgacgtaatgattttgaaaagagtcccaaaatgaattttgaatattgaagggattatatttagtaaattgaattataaggatcaATTTGAATagaatttttatgttatggagatataacacaaaaatccgagtgtactctcatcataaaccgcttcttagagtacactcagatttatgTGTTATAtgtccataacataaaaaaatatattcaagttaatcctaaGGACCGGTtgaccctaaaagttactggtTCTGATTGACAATTACTGGTACTAGACTCTTTACAAATTTACAATCCATCCATGTAGTTTATAGGAAAGTAATAGTTTCACTTACAAAAATATCCCTAGAAATGTTTTGGTATTGTGCGCTCTCAACGAAGGTGGctgaaaaccagaatattacgaaaatttgttttgtaaagttTGATCTTCATTATTTCTACAATTATATTGCCATTTTTGTTATTGCCAGTTACATGACAAAAATTTTTGTTATTGCCAGTTACATGACAAAAATTTCTGTCCTACTATAATGTTACGTggcataaaaataaatataaacaggtCACGTGCAGACAAACGTGTGTTTATTTCGAACGCTGTTTACCCCTCGTTGATGGTAATCACTGAATCAACAAATGTAATATTGCACTTGGCCTTTGGCCTCGTTCAATTTAACATTTGTCGATTACTATCACCTTGGATTatatattatgaactagagcacagaaacccatgaaatatttgtatgatatataataaaataacgACAAAGAACGGACATTACGGAAGTTAAagcaaaatatgttattttttcaaaacttaTAATATACCAGCTTACCGCATTGTCAGGAACAGACCCCTTCACGTTATGGACATAAACATATAACAATTTGGTGACGTTGCATGTGGAATACAacataactgtatatatattttatatgtttttatttctcattaaaAGGTATCTTACTGTAATTCCATATTTGTCTCGATGTTATTATAACGCAGTATCAGGAGTAAAACCACCGACCATTCAAACCCGCATTCCAGAGGTCGAGGGCTTGTGGATGGATGGTATAATGtaattttatgtaatttattcaattatatttacatatacttgtcacttctactatataaactaagcCAGACAAAAGTGAAGTGTATGACGgcataactgacacccaaaacgtgaccattatgacatcactaatgttgacgtggtgacgtcaactgatcaccgtcaagatggttgttccatcttgtggattaaatcgtcgttgataaacgggttttctggtctagcttaaacaatgttaatgcagataACCAAAAATGAgctgataatgtaaatataagcattaaactatcttcctatggcatctatggctaacgcgcattatgaagattttctgcaaagctctggcacctatatagaccatagatgccataggaagatagttaaATGCTTAAAAACCGTTTGTTGTCTGTACGTTTTGGTGAGATTATTCACCCATTCGTGAAGTTTCTTACCGATAACGGCATTATTAATATGATTACATTCGCAATTGAACGTTGAAAAAGACCTTTCTActacctattttttttaatatttctgagATTTAGTCTTTTCTCTGGTGCAACTGGATGATGAAGCTATATGTAAGTCAAAAAGCTTTCGAAGTCCAATCAAATAGAATTACTGTACAACGTGACCAACGTATTGTAAAAAGACACGTGGCAGTAGCTTGCCATCTCAATTAGGACAATAGTGGGCtcaataagataaaaatatgcaTCAAACCTGTCGATAAATCACGACAAGAAGTAACATTTGAACTCCGTCCGACCATTCCAGTCACACAATGCGCAATCGAATTCAAATGGATTGTTTaccttattttattttatatgctACAGAAAAGTTGTATATTTCCACTGATACGAAGACAAATCTGCTGTTTCATAATTTTATGATTAAGATCGTGTTTGCGACATGTAGattatattacattttcaaacattGGCATGTTTACAGTAACTAGGATAGGATCATAGTTTGGGTAAAACCTGCACATTGTATGATACTCCAGAATTCAAAAACTGAACTTTTATTTTCTATGTTACCCTGCCAACTGATTTAATAAAAGGCAGTTTGAATTTGGGCTTGTTTaactaaccccccccccccccatatcCTTCCAATTATTTTGAGACTGCCTGTACCAACTTGTTCCGTTGTTCTTACTCGATTTGCATCTTAAATCTTGACCTAACCTAGATTAAATATCCACATTTGTAttccagttttttttttatttttttatattttttttattaaataacaCTTTGTTTTGAACCTTCCTGCAAGTCTTTTTCAACGTGCTTTTGTTTGTATAACAGGAAACATGAGACGACGGTATGTTAATGCGATGGGGTCATTTGTTTGCTCAGGACACTCgtacaaagaaaagaaaacgaCTACTGCTTCTATCTGCCTTCAAAGACACTTTCTGTTACGTGTACATTTAAAACCAAGTAATCAAAATATGTGATGCTTGCAgcttttatcaaaatgtgaaaGTCCTTACGAATAAAAAGTTAGAAGAGTgaacattaaagggacaattagGTGATTGTTCGATCATAAAACCATGAAGTAAAATATcgcataaatatattgttctacatttcttatgaaacacataaacataaaatattgagtAAAGAAGTCAACGACATTGTTAAAACATCAATTCGAATGAATACTTATCGTATGGTTGTGtaatattttgaacaaatatttatctttaaaagAAATGAATAAAGTGCAAACTACGAAATGTTTTAATCTGTAGTCTCCAGGTATTCCATAACCTCGATCTACTTATCTTGTCATTTGCACTGTAAATTGAATATTTGACTTTCAGTCCTGTTATCAGATGTTTGCAGGAGCTTGTAGAATCAGCTAAAATAGTGTGTTCTATTGAAAAGTTATACTGATCTTATACTTAAATTAATACTTTATATTGATAAAGGTCATTGTAAACCTTAGTGTTTGCCAATAAAATATCATTCTTTTGTACCTTTTAAAAGATTCCAATACACTTATAGATTAAGAAAATGGTAGATTAGTGTCAAACTTTATGATTCCATAGCCGTAAGCTCATTTTCCCCCAGTGTTTCCTTCTTTTGTATTATGAATTTGAAGTAAACAACCCATAGTACTACCTAGacataaatattgatatcatatATACGCTATATTGCAAGGAAAAGGCTATAGATGACTTGAAGGCCACAGAAACAgccttttatatatatagaaacaacGATCATTAActataaaattgaatattttaatgaatacaaATGTTCATTTTACAGCTAATTTGTATTATGTCATAATAGAGCATAATGCAAAAAATAAGTTAAAAGTCATAATGAGTATTGCTAGCTATAAAATTCA
This genomic interval carries:
- the LOC138305133 gene encoding caveolin-1-like, whose product is MADEEVNLVQRDPNGLHELTQIAFEDVLGEPEGTHSIDCVWTNSYKCFNCGKNCCYKFMSTLCGICIALYWGCEFAMITFNAVWCCTPGFKAYSVVCGITQKFFGTCVACCLAPLCETVGLLFSKIQISKS